TATCCCGTTGACCCTGTCGGAGATTATCACACGCTTAATACCGAATTTATCCTTGCCGACATGGCCCAGATAGAGAAACGCCTTGAGCGGATCGCAAATCAGAATGGAAAAAAGGATAACCCTCTCCTGCAGCAGGAAAAGGCCCTTCTGGAGGAGTGCCTTTCCCACCTGAACGAAGGAAAACCTCTCAGCACCATCCACACGATGAAAGAGACCGGCAAAATGCTTCGCAGTTTTCAGTTCTTGTCAGAGAAGCCGATAATGGTCGTAATAAACTATGCCGAAGAAATGGGCCGGGAGATGGAAGGCGCCATGCAGGCGATAAAGCTGGCGCTGCCCGACAACGTCCCTGCCGTGGCTGCATGCGCAAAGCTTGAGGCTGAACTGACCCTGGTCGCGCCGGACGAACGTTCCGGCCTTATGGCGGAGTATGGCATTACCGAAACGATCCGCAGCACAATCATACAGCTTTCCTCAAAGACCCTCGGGCTTATCTCCTTTCTTACCGTTGGAGAAGATGAGTGCCGCGCATGGCCGATACAGGACGGTATGAGCGCCCAGGATGCTGCCGGCACGATCCACAGTAATTTCTATGACAAGTTTATCCGCGCAGAGACCGTTGCCTATGACGCATTCATTGAACACAACGGCTTTGCGGGCTGCAAAAAGGCCGGCCTCTGGCGTCTTGAAGGAAAGACGTATATCGTCCGGGACGGCGACATCCTCACCATCAGGGCAGGGAACTAAACTGCCTGCCGATACTTTTCCTTGTGTAAATCGTATAAAACAGGTATCATAAAGGCAAAGAGGAGCCAATGAGGCGGGTCATACTCATCGATTTCGAAAATATTCAAAAACTGGATTTTGAACCTATTGATACTGCCGACACGGAGATCATAGTCTTTGTCGGCAAATCACAAAACAAGATACCTTTCCACCTTGTTGAGAAGGCCCAGACCATGGGTAACCGGATCAAATGGCTTAAGATAGCGGGTGACGGCAAGAACAACCTTGATTTCCACATAGCCTTTGAACTGGGACGTTTGAGCGAAAGATCGGAAAAGGATATTTCATTGATAATACTTTCAAAAGACAGCGGGTATGATTCTTTGATAAAGTACATCAGTGATACCGGCATACAAACAAAAAGGATTGCAAACCTTGCCGAACTATCTGACAGTAAAAAACTACCGCCCTCATCAAAATTTACCGACTACATCGTTGCCAATCTCAATAAGATAGATAATCAGAAACGTCCGCGAACGAGGGGAACATTGAAGAAACATGTTGAATCATTATTACGGGACAGGGCAAATGCCGGTGAGATCGATTCAATCATTGAAGAGATGTTCATTAAAGGCCTATTGACCCAGACGAATAACCGACTGAAATATATCCTGGATTCACAACATTAACTCACGGTAAACCATCTTAGATACAGTCACATACAGTATTGCAGCGTAGACAGTATTGCAGCGTCCCGCACATTCGTTATTCAAAGATGATTCCAATTGACTTCGGCCAGATGATTTCTTATAGTAAATATGCAAATACCATTCAATAACATACGGGGAGGACAGGATGCAATTTGAACAGACCTTTATTAACTTTCTTCTTCGTCATCAGGAAAAATACAACCGGACCTACCACTTCCTGATCCTTATGGATGCGCTGATAAGCGCGGCAAAACACATCCAGCATTATTACCTGA
This genomic window from Syntrophorhabdaceae bacterium contains:
- a CDS encoding PIN domain-containing protein, whose product is MRRVILIDFENIQKLDFEPIDTADTEIIVFVGKSQNKIPFHLVEKAQTMGNRIKWLKIAGDGKNNLDFHIAFELGRLSERSEKDISLIILSKDSGYDSLIKYISDTGIQTKRIANLAELSDSKKLPPSSKFTDYIVANLNKIDNQKRPRTRGTLKKHVESLLRDRANAGEIDSIIEEMFIKGLLTQTNNRLKYILDSQH
- a CDS encoding DUF933 domain-containing protein, which translates into the protein MLISIIGNACCGKTTLFRALSGIDMNSQNAVNPGSITTIDVPDERLDTLTKIFKPRKTVYARIEAADTAAIREGDAKNETMNPKMLHQLRFSDAFLLVLRCFDNGYPVDPVGDYHTLNTEFILADMAQIEKRLERIANQNGKKDNPLLQQEKALLEECLSHLNEGKPLSTIHTMKETGKMLRSFQFLSEKPIMVVINYAEEMGREMEGAMQAIKLALPDNVPAVAACAKLEAELTLVAPDERSGLMAEYGITETIRSTIIQLSSKTLGLISFLTVGEDECRAWPIQDGMSAQDAAGTIHSNFYDKFIRAETVAYDAFIEHNGFAGCKKAGLWRLEGKTYIVRDGDILTIRAGN